GAGTTCACAGTTGTTTTTATCAACATTTGGCATCTTGCAAACCACTCATACTAAATACTACTAGCTTGAAAAAGGGAGTAGGGAGTGGGGAGTAGGGAGAATGGGAAGAAATCTTTTTCATTCTTGGTTTTGAGATTTTCCCATGACTTATTGAATTGAAGAGTATATGTTCCCTTGTGTGAAGAGTATGAGTTTTTTATTGAAAAAATTCAATCCATCAAAAGGTATAGAGGAACTTTAGCCTAAAGGCATATAGACATTTATTGCTATTAAAGCTATTCCTGAGTACAAGATGCTTGGTATTTAAAAAATTATTTTTTAAATCGCATGAAAGCTGCGCCAATTAGTAATCCTGCGATTTGTGACCATTGTAAAATGCTAGTTTGATTCACACCTACAGGAGGAATATTTAAACTGCCAATACCATAAAACACCTGTTGTAAAAACCACCAAAATACATATATAAAAGCTGGTACTTCGATAGGGATATATACAATTAGTAAGGGTAAAATTGTATCAATTTTTGCTTGAGGAAACTTGATAATATATGCCCCTAAAACAGCTGCGATCGCACCATTCGCACCAATCAATGGTACTGTCAAACTCGGTTCAACCAGAATTTGTACTACTCCCGTCAGTATGCCAGCAGCCAAATAAAATCCTAGATAGCGGCTACTCCCTAAAACATTTTCTAAAGATTTACCAAAAACCCATAAAAATAGTAAATTCCCTAATATTTGACTAAAACTGCCATGCAAAAATATTCCCGAAAGTAGGGAAAATGAACGTAAAAACACAACTACCCAAGCAGCAGAGTTGGCTGAAATAGCATTTGTAATTGCCCCACTAATCTGCGCTGGAATTACCCCCCAACTATTGACAAAATTACCCAATTCCCCAGTAAATTCTAGTTTGAGTTCCCACAAGAATATCGCAATGTTAATACCAATTAGCCAGTAATTAATAATCGGCTGATTTCGACAACGAATGTTATCACTAATAGGAATCATCTGAATTTGTCAAGAATCAAGAGTTATTAGTTATTCTGCCATGCTTTCCTTGCTTTATAAATGTAGGTTTTTTACAATTAAAAGGGGTGTAAGCTTGCACCAAAATAAGATAAATTAAAACTTTGTATAAGGTCAGAACCTAATCATGTCAACCATTCAAACAACTCTGGTTCTTGCCATGTCGGCTGATGGAAAAATTACTCCTACAGATCCTAAAGCGCCCTCTAATTCCTATCCAGTTGATCAAGCACACCTAGAATATCAAGTTTCCCTTGCAGATTTAATTATCGTAGGCGCTGGAACAATTCGCGCTGAGGAAATCACCTATACAATTAAAAATCCAGAATTGTTGGCGGCGCGCAAAGTTCGTGGTCAGTCTCCTCAACCGATTACCTGTGTTGTCTCACGTTCACTAGAGTTAGCGCCGACTCTACCTTTTTTTAGCCAGGAAGTTGAGCGATGGATATTTACAACACGTACTAGTTTAGAGCGTAATTCTGATACCACAACCTTAAGTAAAGTGGCTGACTTAATTGATCTAGGAGATACAGACTTAGACTGGGATAAAGCCTACAGCCTGCTGGAAGAACGGGGTATCCGCAAAGTGATTGCTTTAGGAGGCGGTTCTTTGACAGCTACTTTATTGCAGGCAGGGCGAATTGACGATTGGTGGTTGACTATCTGGCCTGTAATTTATGGAGGACGGGATGCGTTAACACCCGTAGAAGGAGAAGGTTTTATTCCCTATGATGCGCCTAACCTTCAACTCATCGAAACTCGCCAGAATGGGAATGAGTTATTTTTGCACTATCGCATACTCAAAAAATGATTTGATTCAGCAGAGAAAAAAGTGTATTCGTAATAACGGTAATACAAAGTCTGGCTTATCTACAGATATGAAACACGCAAATATGTTTGGCTATGTAGCATAAAGATAAGCAAGTGTATTGGTATGAGATTTATACTCTTTCCTGCTAGTGTCGTATAACAAATTATTTGTTATACGACACTTTTTTTTAATTCTTTTTTATCTCACGAGCCATCTTAAGGTAGTAATCCATTTTGTCATTAGGACGACGGCGATTACTAGTTGGAGCCACAGGAGTTTTATTTTGCTCCGTTTCAGTTAGCTGTTTAGCTGAAGCTTGCTTTGTCTTTTCTGCTTCATCAGATTCTAAGAAATAACCGGAGCTAGTGAATCCAAAAACTTTAGCAAAATAAGCAAACAAGTTTTTTACCCAATCAAAAAACTTATTTAAAACAAAAGACAAAGAGCCTTCAATACGAAGGTACAAGTTCCGAATAATTTGAGTTACACGAAACATAAGAGTATATTTTATGATTGTTTATGAACATCTGGACTTAATATTATAAGTATATAGTCTTGCCAAAAGTCTCTATCAACAGGGGTGTTTTTGGTGCTTTCGCTTTTTCTTAAGTAGGATACACCCCACACCCTTATACCCCAATTTCTTGACAAAAGCTTTTGCCAAAATAAATGTTGATAAGTGCAGTCTAAAGGATATGTATGCGATCGCCAACTTTGGGACGAGCAAAAGACTCCCAAGCACTGCCACTACGCAAGAATAGTTCCATCCAACGTGTTTCTGCACCTTGTGCATTCGTCCAGCCGCTGCTACCCGGTGCTAGAGCTAGTTGTCCGTCTTCGACTGCAAAGCTGCCATGACTAGCAACTGCTTTTAGCTCGGTGTCACCAATTTTTACACGCACAATATTGCCATCGCCTGACTTGATAGTATTCTCTGGGATAGTGGTTTTTAAGTTGCCGTAGCCATCAATATAGGCAATACAACTATCGGGGATGCCGGGTATATCTGAAGGAGGAAGTTTATCAGCTAAAGCATCAGGTTGTCCCAAGGCAATAGCAGCTGCTGCTTGGGGAAAAAGATCACGAGAACGAAACTGTGAACCTTGAGCCGGAACCGCAGCCCAGCGTAAATCAGCAGCAGCATCACGCACAAAAGAGAAGGCATAACCAGCATTTACACCAATGACGCGCACCCCTGTCGGTAAACGTGCAAAAGCCAGACCCTCCCCTGCATTATTGACACGTGCCTGTCCATCATCAGCGCGAGGCGCTACATTGTGATAGATAATAGTCCCGGCTGGTGACTCGTTTAAACCTAACTGTGCTATGCAAAATCCCGCCGCTAGTGTGGAAAATGCAGGTACGGGTGTTAGTACTGGTTCAGCATCCGGCAAATACAGCTTAATACGCTGCACTACTTCAGCAAAAGCTAAATCGCCAAAGCCATAATCTGCAATGATGTGAACCAGCATATATTTTTTCCTGTATCTTCAACAAGATGGTACACAAACAGAAAGAATCAGTCTTAGCTCTCTGGTAGCATTTTGAGTAATTCGTTGTTTAATGATGCGATCGCCTTCTCCTTTAGACTTGTCCGAAAATTCCAAAGCCAGACTGTTCAAAGCTTTGGGGCAAAACTTTGATATCTTCGTAAATACGTAATTATAAGGCTTTGAGATAGTTAGTGATAATTTAGAGGCATAAAAATTAACTCCTAATTTCTAAAAATTTATGATTTTTGCTACTAGCTAAGTTGGCAGAACTAAGCTACCAATTCTTAACCTAACTAATCCGCAAACTGTTAAAATAATCTGCTCATACGTCTCAAGCTTTAAGCGAAATCTTTGTGAGGCTATGCGGAATATTTTAAGTAATCGAATCAAATGTTCAATGAATATCCGATTACTAGATAAAGCCTTATTTTCATCTTTTTGCTGTTGAGTTAATTCTCGTTTTGGTTTCTTTTTATGAGGAGTAGTGATATTCTCACCTCCTTGAAAGCCTTTATCACCTGAAAAGGGTTGAGATTTATCAAATTTATTTTGAGATTGACGAAACAATTTTATATCTGCTGTTGGCCCAGGAACACCTACTTCTACCTCTACAATATCTTTGCCTTCTGGTATGCCAATTATCAGACTTTTTAATGTATGTTGTCTCTTCTTTCCAGAAAAATATTTCTGTTGCTCTTTTTGGTCAGAATCCCTATATATTGGCTGTTCTAAGCTATCGACTAATAGCCTAAAATTTGTTAATACTTCTTGAACAAATAGTAAATCACTTTCATTATTTGATACTTGTTCTAATAAACTAGCAGGTAATATATCACGAAGAATTGGTATCCAGTCGTGAAATGTATCATTAGCTTCGGTTTTGGAAACACCAAATAGCATTCCTAATACTTGGAATGTTGGCATCTGTCTTAGATAAAATAGACATAAACATACTTGTTCTTCGGTTGATAACTTTTCGGGACGACCACCACCAGCCGCATTAATTCTAATTTTATGACTCTCTTGTTTAGCTTTGATGTATCGATTTCGTTTTAAGGCGCAATTTAGCAGTGATTGCAATTGTTCGTAACTAATCCCTAAAATCTGTTTTGTTCGTAGTGGATACTTTTGTATATAATCTAAAATCATAACTAATTGTGGAAAATGGTAGACGCCCAATCTAACGTTTTACCATTTTTCTTTTCCTAAGTTAATATTTCGGACAAGTTTTTTGAAAGACGCTACGCTGTAGGGAATTTATATTTGTTTACGCAGCATCTCTGTTAGGAGAAAGGCTTTACCCACTGACCGGATTATTTTTCCGCAAGTTCTGTACTTTCCTGAAGTTCCCTTCGTACAAAGAGCGCTCCTAATTCCTTGCGCTTCCCCTTTGAGTCGATGAATACGTATCGGGACTGCACTTTAC
This region of Nostoc sp. UHCC 0302 genomic DNA includes:
- a CDS encoding threonine dehydratase: MSFVLNKFFDWVKNLFAYFAKVFGFTSSGYFLESDEAEKTKQASAKQLTETEQNKTPVAPTSNRRRPNDKMDYYLKMAREIKKN
- a CDS encoding rhomboid family intramembrane serine protease; the protein is MIPISDNIRCRNQPIINYWLIGINIAIFLWELKLEFTGELGNFVNSWGVIPAQISGAITNAISANSAAWVVVFLRSFSLLSGIFLHGSFSQILGNLLFLWVFGKSLENVLGSSRYLGFYLAAGILTGVVQILVEPSLTVPLIGANGAIAAVLGAYIIKFPQAKIDTILPLLIVYIPIEVPAFIYVFWWFLQQVFYGIGSLNIPPVGVNQTSILQWSQIAGLLIGAAFMRFKK
- a CDS encoding SAM hydroxide adenosyltransferase; translation: MLVHIIADYGFGDLAFAEVVQRIKLYLPDAEPVLTPVPAFSTLAAGFCIAQLGLNESPAGTIIYHNVAPRADDGQARVNNAGEGLAFARLPTGVRVIGVNAGYAFSFVRDAAADLRWAAVPAQGSQFRSRDLFPQAAAAIALGQPDALADKLPPSDIPGIPDSCIAYIDGYGNLKTTIPENTIKSGDGNIVRVKIGDTELKAVASHGSFAVEDGQLALAPGSSGWTNAQGAETRWMELFLRSGSAWESFARPKVGDRIHIL
- a CDS encoding transposase family protein — its product is MILDYIQKYPLRTKQILGISYEQLQSLLNCALKRNRYIKAKQESHKIRINAAGGGRPEKLSTEEQVCLCLFYLRQMPTFQVLGMLFGVSKTEANDTFHDWIPILRDILPASLLEQVSNNESDLLFVQEVLTNFRLLVDSLEQPIYRDSDQKEQQKYFSGKKRQHTLKSLIIGIPEGKDIVEVEVGVPGPTADIKLFRQSQNKFDKSQPFSGDKGFQGGENITTPHKKKPKRELTQQQKDENKALSSNRIFIEHLIRLLKIFRIASQRFRLKLETYEQIILTVCGLVRLRIGSLVLPT
- a CDS encoding RibD family protein → MSTIQTTLVLAMSADGKITPTDPKAPSNSYPVDQAHLEYQVSLADLIIVGAGTIRAEEITYTIKNPELLAARKVRGQSPQPITCVVSRSLELAPTLPFFSQEVERWIFTTRTSLERNSDTTTLSKVADLIDLGDTDLDWDKAYSLLEERGIRKVIALGGGSLTATLLQAGRIDDWWLTIWPVIYGGRDALTPVEGEGFIPYDAPNLQLIETRQNGNELFLHYRILKK